Proteins found in one Miscanthus floridulus cultivar M001 chromosome 4, ASM1932011v1, whole genome shotgun sequence genomic segment:
- the LOC136552183 gene encoding PTI1-like tyrosine-protein kinase At3g15890 — MINRCFCCVAGDDEPEPAAASPAGRRTRRRNPSRTPKSRSIEYPWEIYSLKELLQATNNFNDSNKLGEGGFGTVYWGRTAKGVEIAVKRLKAMTAKAEMEFAIEVEILGRVRHKNLLSLRGFYAGGDERLIVYDYLPNHSLLTHLHPQRGAPSSQQHRRPLDWARRVSIAIGAAEGLAYLHHEANPHIIHRDIKASNVLLDADFVPKVADFGFAKLVPDGVSHLTTRVKGTLGYLAPEYAMWGKVSESCDVYSFGVLLLELVSARRPLEKFPGGVKREIVQWAAPLVDRRKWERIADPRLAGLFDAQQLRAVVEAAMLCTQSNAESRPAMAEVVEMLRFSGERRTTKEIVPVVAASSELTTPDLQDVTGSSEPLDRRSWKVARLK; from the exons ATGATCAACAGGTGCTTCTGCTGCGTCGCCGGCGATGATGAGCCGGAGCCAGCCGCCGCATCACCCGCCGGTCGTCGCACTCGCAG gaggaatCCGTCGAGGACACCTAAGAGCAGGAGTATAGAGTATCCATGGGAGATCTACAGCCTGAAGGAGCTCCTGCAGGCGACCAACAACTTCAACGACAGCAACAAGCTCGGGGAGGGCGGATTCGGCACCGTCTACTGGGGCCGCACCGCCAAGGGCGTCGAG ATCGCGGTGAAGCGGCTGAAGGCGATGACGGCCAAGGCGGAGATGGAGTTCGCCATTGAGGTGGAGATCCTCGGCCGTGTCCGTCATAAGAATCTTCTCAGCCTCCGCGGTTTCTACGCCGGCGGCGATGAGCGCCTCATCGTCTATGACTACTTGCCCAACCACAGCCTACTCACGCATCTCCACCCCCAACGCGGCGCCCCCTCCTCCCAGCAGCATCGTCGGCCCCTCGACTGGGCACGCCGCGTTTCCATAGCCATCGGTGCCGCCGAGGGCCTCGC TTACTTGCACCACGAGGCGAACCCGCACATCATACACCGGGACATCAAGGCGAGCAACGTGCTGCTGGACGCGGACTTCGTTCCCAAGGTCGCCGACTTCGGGTTCGCCAAGCTCGTACCCGACGGCGTGTCACACCTGACGACGCGGGTGAAGGGCACGCTGGGCTACCTTGCGCCGGAGTACGCCATGTGGGGGAAGGTCTCCGAGAGCTGCGACGTCTACAGCTTCGGCGTTCTCCTCCTAGAACTCGTCAGCGCGCGCCGGCCGCTCGAGAAGTTCCCCGGCGGCGTCAAGCGCGAGATCGTGCAGTGGGCGGCGCCGCTGGTGGACCGCCGCAAGTGGGAGCGCATCGCGGACCCGCGCCTCGCCGGGCTGTTCGACGCGCAGCAGCTCCGCGCCGTGGTCGAGGCCGCCATGCTGTGCACGCAGAGCAACGCCGAGAGCCGGCCGGCCATGGCCGAGGTGGTCGAGATGCTCAGGTTCAGTGGGGAGCGGCGGACAACCAAGGAGATCGTCCCGGTGGTCGCCGCGAGCAGCGAGCTAACGACCCCAGACCTGCAAGACGTCACCGGCAGCAGCGAGCCCCTGGACAGGCGGAGCTGGAAGGTGGCCAGGCTGAAGTGA